The Vespula vulgaris chromosome 12, iyVesVulg1.1, whole genome shotgun sequence genome window below encodes:
- the LOC127067899 gene encoding uncharacterized protein LOC127067899 — MDNYCSPQWVDFTSNLDVPSDSYFDKDHEVNKYRECVEVPQIEITSAETESSEEILEETKESIQSKNKDFIECSSDINGKVETELNIIKNTPIKLMYTSSTSSHGSSKCKLLKKVSYNDVIQEAMENLQNCVLTPSNAFKKPMLITNKASKCLEFQDNNQVNCITNKETEEVTKGLSDEEIKSLSASITKLDIHTTPQNNLPSPNISPINLLKQDEFDQQLDCDSNSACHTSKNSTKLSLKINTCNKQNSCKTLEKGNGKKQSRTVGYQCRRQSLTFRRHSNRYISSAAAVLQYQNKTPERFHTQSQKKRKELKVNETKENHLKLKSTKRNLSSSLFQTTSNKNVTSKSAKSDVIKSSGSRSNASAKKTPRNKNVFSAIVDNNGSAFVIKKEKILFFDIPIDSKQKKTTRPIPFSFENRDKLKQEFKLKQSQLDKSDIKNIENLPNKKNLSMIKGGSSLSVSSTNSQKNRSINIREKNLLKVDQQYKEQENKQSDINASATSEININQKGNLKPKVIKIGMNSYERAKQRHEFDEKIKQKIIMQEEERQKEEVKRLAKEKLQIAMLRKQTEVKARPMPVFKPPRHIKSLKPLTEPQSPAWAHRNKKPTS, encoded by the coding sequence ATGGATAATTATTGTTCTCCACAATGGGTAGATTTTACATCTAATTTAGATGTGCCTTCAGATAGTTATTTTGACAAAGATCAtgaagttaataaatatagagaATGTGTGGAAGTACCACAAATTGAAATAACATCAGCAGAAACAGAGAGTAGTGAAGAAATTTTGGAGGAAACAAAGGAATCCATacaatcgaaaaataaagattttatagAATGCTCATCTGATATTAATGGAAAAGTAGAAActgaattaaatattataaagaatacACCGATAAAACTAATGTATACTTCTTCCACTTCGTCACATGGTAGTAGTAAATGCAAACTTCTTAAGAAAGTGTCATATAACGATGTCATACAAGAAGCTAtggaaaatttacaaaattgtgTACTAACTCCATCAAATGCTTTTAAAAAACCAATGCTAATTACAAACAAAGCATCAAAATGCTTAGAATTTCAAGATAATAATCAAGTCAACTGTATAACtaataaagaaacagaagaagttACAAAAGGTTTATCtgatgaagaaataaaaagtttatcaGCTTCTATTACTAAACTTGATATTCATACAACGCCACAAAATAATTTACCTAGTCCTAATATATCGccaataaatttgttaaaacaaGATGAGTTTGATCAACAGTTAGATTGTGATAGTAATTCTGCTTGTCATACGTCTAAAAATTCTACTAAAttgtcattaaaaataaatacgtgcAACAAACAAAATTCATGTAAGACATTAGAAAAAGGCAATGGTAAGAAACAGTCCAGAACAGTAGGTTATCAATGTAGAAGACAGAGTCTTACATTTCGTAGGCATTCCAATCGATATATCAGTTCAGCAGCAGCTGTTCTTCAGTATCAGAATAAAACTCCAGAAAGATTTCATACTCAAAGTCaaaaaaaacgtaaagaaTTGAAAgttaacgaaacgaaagaaaaccatttaaaattaaaatctacAAAACGCAATTTGTCAAGCTCTTTGTTTCAAACAACTTCAAATAAAAACGTTACATCGAAAAGCGCCAAATCTGATGTAATAAAGTCAAGCGGATCCCGTTCGAATGCTTCTGCTAAAAAAACACcacgtaataaaaatgttttttctgcAATTGTAGATAATAATGGTTCTGCATTTgtcattaagaaagaaaaaattttattcttcgataTTCCTATAGATTccaaacaaaagaaaactacACGTCCTATACCTTTCAGTTTTGAAAATCGTGATAAACTAAAGCAAGAGTTTAAATTAAAGCAGTCGCAGCTCGATAaaagtgatattaaaaatatagaaaatcttccaaataaaaagaatttaagtaTGATAAAAGGAGGATCCTCTTTATCTGTATCTTCAACAAATAGCCAGAAAAACAGAAGCATAaatatacgagaaaaaaatctattaaaagtAGATCAACAAtataaagaacaagaaaataaacaatctGATATCAATGCTTCTGCAACAAGTGAAatcaatataaatcaaaaaggaAATCTCAAACCGAAAGTTATAAAGATTGGAATGAATTCTTATGAGAGAGCGAAACAAAGACATGAATTCGATGAAAAGATTAAACAAAAGATTATTATGCAAGAGGAAGAAcgtcaaaaagaagaagtaaaaagattggctaaagaaaaattacaaatagcTATGCTTCGCAAGCAAACAGAGGTGAAAGCAAGGCCTATGCCAGTATTTAAACCACCACGTCATATTAAATCTTTGAAACCATTAACTGAACCACAAAGTCCAGCTTGGGcgcatagaaataaaaaaccaaCTTCGTAA
- the LOC127067898 gene encoding ubiquitin carboxyl-terminal hydrolase 1: MTVLESEEDTDKRSVPPRKKFCLSLSNRERTFPSTIPKPPHTSSRGGLFDRPDFLYSTGKMMNGYRNQLSNHQDGSYDISGLGTEGLKIATLCNLGNTCFLNSVIYTLRFAPSFLHNLHHLATDLSNLNDKQLQTKIKSSSLGRTGVSLTASGSRSWSSKDLLALAGPTGEVNKPRIQIATEKLHSLFMALRASEARENCEPYQPDAFLQALREVNPIFEGNQQQDAHELLVCLLDNIRETFQLLVRHRESQFGQNNASFSELSAEQQTDVQSEDSNASKRSIRKSRKKKKITSRGSSICLIPSNTNGVSSSRPYENGHAEFPESNGDIGNHRPESKKCFISEDFEGISLLRTTCLECEHVTERKETFCDICVPIDVNRSNEKDDEGRSVDSSEVYRRAVVTSEFLVGRDKYWCARCLRYNEARRAVCFPCLPRLLILQLKRFSTKAGSMEKINNHMPTPLTLQCFCEECYNKHVHGNVSAKDQTHEYKLYSVIMHQGATMTAGHYVAYTRLPDESALAEYFNCDRDSKRQTTGQSSSSTNTNSSSSDKTSSIFKYFKKPSVSENKEQLVKVGCRSMECCGFRNSKYTKLSEQGVWLECDDEAVHVIPLRQLEDKLAPNPRNSATPYLLFYVRSPR, encoded by the exons ATGACAGTATTAGAATCAGAAGAAGATACAGATAAACGGTCGGTGCCacctagaaaaaaattttgcttaTCTCTTTCAAACCGCGAACGTACATTTCCTAGTACCATTCCTAAGCCCCCTCATACTTCTTCCAGAGGGGGCCTCTTCGACAGACCAGATTTCTTAtata gTACAGGCAAAATGATGAATGGTTACCGCAATCAATTGAGTAATCATCAGGATGGAAGTTACGATATTTCAGGATTAGGAACGGAAGGATTAAAAATAGCGACTCTATGTAATCTAGGAAACACATGCTTCTTGAACAgtgttatatatactttaagaTTTGCACCATCCTTCTTACACAATTTACATCATCTTGCTActgatttatcaaatttaaacgATAAGCAACTACAAACTAAA ATCAAATCTTCATCCTTGGGTAGAACCGGTGTATCGTTAACAGCAAGTGGTAGTCGTAGTTGGAGTAGTAAAGATTTATTGGCCTTAGCTGGTCCAACCGGAGAAGTCAACAAGCCTCGAATACAAATAGCAACAGAAAAATTGCATAGTTTGTTTATGGCACTACGTGCATCGGAAGCAAGAGAAAACTGTGAACCGTACCAACCAGATGCATTTTTACAAGCACTTAG AGAAGTAAATCCTATATTCGAAGGAAACCAACAGCAAGACGCTCATGAACTTTTAGTTTGCTTACTCGATAATATTAGAGAAACCTTTCAACTTTTAGTTAGACACAGAGAAAGTCAGTTTGGACAGAACAACGCAAGTTTCTCTGAACTTTCTGCGGAGCAACAAACGGACGTTCAATCGGAGGATAGTAATGCAAGTAAACGCAGTATTAGGAaatcacgaaagaaaaagaagattacatcTCGAGGAAGTTCAATTTGTTTAATTCCATCGAATACAAATGGCGTTTCTTCGTCGAGGCCGTATGAAAATGGTCATGCAGAATTTCCTGAAAGTAACGGGGATATAGGAAATCATAGACcggaaagtaaaaaatgttttatctcTGAAGACTTCGAGGGTATCAGTTTGTTAAGAACAACGTGTCTAGAATGTGAACATGTTACcgaacgaaaggaaacatTTTGTGACATATGTGTCCCCATTGACGTTAATAGATCAAACGAGAAAG acgACGAAGGACGATCTGTAGACAGCAGCGAAGTGTATAGGCGTGCTGTAGTAACCAGTGAATTTCTGGTTGGTAGGGATAAGTATTGGTGTGCACGTTGTCTAAGATATAATGAAGCACGACGAGCAGTTTGTTTCCCCTGCTTGCCTCGACTTCTGATCTTACaattgaaaagattttctaCCAAAGCTGG gtCAAtggaaaaaatcaataatcatATGCCTACTCCGCTAACACTACAATGCTTCTGCGAAGAGTGCTATAACAAGCACGTCCATGGAAATGTATCTGCGAAGGATCAAACACACGAATATAAACTTTATTCTGTTATCATGCATCAGGGTGCAACCATGACGGCTGGTCATTATGTTGCTTACACACGATTACCCGATGAGTCTGCATTAGcggaatattttaattgtgaCAGGGACAGTAAACGTCAAACCACTGGTCAGAGTAGTAGTAGCACAAATACAAATTCCTCTTCCTCCGACAAAACGTCgagtatttttaaatacttcaAGAAACCAAGTGTTAGTGAGAATAAGGAACAATTAGTAAAAGTCGGCTGTCGCAGTATGGAATGCTGCGGTTTTAGAAATTCTAAGTATACTAAATTATCCGAGCAAGGGGTTTGGCTGGAGTGCGACGATGAAGCGGTACATGTAATTCCGTTAAGACAGTTGGAAGATAAACTGGCACCAAATCCACGAAATTCCGCCACCCCTTATCTCTTGTTCTATGTGAGATCCCCGAGGTAA